One region of Triticum aestivum cultivar Chinese Spring chromosome 6B, IWGSC CS RefSeq v2.1, whole genome shotgun sequence genomic DNA includes:
- the LOC123137654 gene encoding uncharacterized protein, which produces MAAPEPKHETETPAPSGEQPPEPVAEAAAGRELQPWEQHAAVINLPRYDYRASGSLLLRSHSGFLITCPIKREKSATKEAISILGEYISDASSHSSENLESCVMEVASKKRKIFSEASKIEHSEDAVTNGKGDAPEPTGSIEVETNSLHSDTSGNPDRTSNLSLIKLSMSGLLFFSFPTGGVHVVQMLTEVFRSLKSGKLKSPQWCHRIFPIQETCVLSETELHATVSKLFLDFFSNKKDQDEPIKFAVGYSRRGIDETVNKTQKNDNNSSIQQGLMDRQQCFKVVAAAVKSVAKDAIVDLKSPEVAVLVEVLPISGVPVGSSVAGVSVLPAELVSAKPRLCVKALVSDTKTKNK; this is translated from the exons ATGGCGGCGCCAGAGCCCAAGCACGAGACAGAAACCCCAGCACCCTCCGGCGAGCAGCCGCCGGAGCCagtagccgaagccgccgccggCCGGGAGCTGCAGCCATGGGAGCAGCACGCTGCGGTGATCAATCTCCCGCGCTACGACTACCGCGCTTCGGGTTCCCTCCTCCTCCGCTCGCACTCCGGCTTCCTCATCACCTGCCCCATCA AACGAGAGAAAAGTGCAACCAAGGAAGCCATTTCAATTCTTGGAGAG TATATTAGCGATGCAAGCAGCCATAGTTCTGAAAACTTGGAATCATGTGTTATGGAAGTGGCatcaaagaaaagaaaaatattctCCGAGGCATCCAAAATTGAACATTCAGAAGATGCAGTAACAAATGGGAAGGGTGATGCGCCAGAACCCACTG GCAGCATTGAGGTAGAAACAAATTCACTTCACTCCGATACAAGTGGAAATCCTGACAGGACTTCAAATCTCTCATTGATTAAGCTATCAATGAGTGGTTTGCTTTTCTTCTCTTTCCCTACTGGAGGCGTTCATGTTGTTCAGATGCTTACCGAAGTTTTTCGTTCACTGAAATCTGGGAAGCTTAAATCTCCACA GTGGTGTCATCGCATATTCCCTATTCAGGAAACTTGTGTTCTGTCAGAAACCGAACTACATGCCACTGTGTCAAAGTTGTTCCTGGACTTCTTCAGCAATAAGAAAGATCAAGATGAGCCTATCAAG TTCGCAGTTGGGTACAGTAGGAGAGGCATTGATGAAACGGTGAATAAGACGCAGAAGAATGACAATAACAGCTCAATTCAACAAGGTTTAATGGATAGGCAACAATGTTTCaaggttgttgctgctgctgtcaaGTCAGTTGCTAAGGACGCAATTGTGGATCTCAAGTCTCCTGAG GTGGCAGTACTAGTGGAGGTGCTCCCCATTTCTGGGGTGCCTGTTGGATCTTCAGTCGCCGGGGTGTCTGTTCTCCCAGCTGAACTCGTCTCGGCTAAACCCCGTCTTTGTGTCAAGGCTTTGGTGTCTGATACAAAAACAAAGAACAAGTGA
- the LOC123134293 gene encoding myb family transcription factor MOF1-like: MARKEAWRRSGLVRQYTRSSVPRMRWTAELESSFMGAVERLGGRDSAKVTPKRILELMDVPGLTISHVKSHLQMYRCTPHGNGKKGDGGAKNPSAFLPETQPQLGLENHPFATDERGSEGLTFLPMKRAKAGTEVAASCKSMQGNSGMRMVMIPGNRCCIDDYVQLQARSFMDRMRTVNEGLRRHSAAAASLQELRPWVEGPEASKSKESKPEAVRRLNHTARQLSSIESYERGCFLFGSATSGEYEPAAYLGASGCSPSPWFAGEQRAVKDVSSWPSQSSCALSPSSRSFSDCSGPPGCSFSGQGINLELSLSIPGL, from the exons ATGGCGAGGAAGGAGGCATGGAGGAGGAGCGGCTTGGTGAGGCAATACACCAGGTCCAGCGTGCCGAGGATGAGGTGGACGGCCGAGCTCGAGAGCAGCTTCATGGGAGCCGTCGAGCGCCTCGGCGGCCGAGACAGCGCCA AGGTGACTCCGAAGCGCATTCTTGAGCTGATGGATGTCCCAGGGCTCACCATATCCCACGTCAAGAGCCACCTTCAG ATGTACAGATGCACACCGCATGGCAATGGAAAGAAAGGTGACGGAGGTGCCAAAAATCCCTCTGCCTTTCTTCCTG AGACGCAGCCACAACTTGGCCTCGAGAATCATCCGTTTGCCACCGACGAGCGAGGCTCCGAAGGACTCACATTCCTACCCATGAAAAG GGCCAAGGCAGGGACAGAGGTTGCAGCCTCATGCAAGAGCATGCAAGGGAACAGTggtatgaggatggtgatgattccTGGCAACCGGTGCTGCATTGATGATTACGTGCAACTGCAAGCAAGGTCGTTCATGGACAGGATGAGGACCGTAAACGAGGGCCTCCGACGGCACAGCGCTGCTGCTGCAAGCCTCCAGGAATTACGACCTTGGGTGGAAGGCCCAGAGGCCTCTAAGTCTAAG GAAAGCAAGCCGGAAGCAGTCCGTCGTCTGAACCATACGGCGAGGCAGTTATCTTCCATCGAGAGCTATGAGCGTGGGTGCTTCCTATTCGGCAGTGCAACGAGCGGAGAATATGAGCCGGCGGCTTACTTGGGGGCCAGCGGATGCTCGCCGTCGCCATGGTTCGCCGGGGAGCAGAGAGCCGTGAAAGATGTCTCTTCCTGGCCCAGCCAGAGCAGCTGTGCGCTCTCGCCGTCTTCGAGGAGCTTCAGCGACTGCTCGGGGCCTCCGGGCTGCAGCTTTTCTGGGCAGGGGATTAACCTGGAACTTTCCCTGTCGATACCTGGATTGTAG